CGCGTCGCCGGTGTCGAGCGTCGCGAACGTGATCGTGTCGGGGTCCGGCGTGCGCACGCGTGCGGCGGGTGCGGGCGGCGTGACGGCGATGGTGGTTTTGTGCGCTTCCGCGAATTCGCAGCGCGCCAGCACGCGCACGCCGGTCGACAGCGTGAGGCGGAACATCGCACCGGGTGCGCGTGCCGCCTGCTGCGCGAGCTGGCCGAAGCGCATGCCGAACAGTGCGTCGCTGGCCTGATGTTGCAGTGCGTCGAACGATGCGCCGAGCTGGAATTGTGCGCTGCGGTTCGCGGCGATCAGCCCGCCGTCGGGGCCGAATGCGACGAGCCCGGCGAACAGCGAATCGACGCATTCCTCGTGCGCATGAAAGCGCAGCCGTAGTGCTTCTGCGCACTGGTTCGCGAACAGGTGGTTCTCGATCAGTTGCGCGGACATCCGCACGAGTGCGAGCGTATGCGGGCTCGAGCCGCGCGGGTCGCCGCTGACGTCGAGCGTGCCGAGCGTGCGGCCGAACGGGTCGAAGATCGGTGCGCACGAGCAGGTGAGGATGTGATTGGCGCGCAGGAAGTGCTCGGAGCCATGCACCGCGACGGCCTGGCCCGATGCGAGCGCGGTGCCGATCGCGTTGGTGCCGCGTGCGCCTTCCGCCCACGAGACGCCGGTACACAGCGCGACGCGGTTGGCTTTCTCGATGAAGTCCGCGTCGCCGATGCTGTGCAGGATCACGCCGTCGGCGTCGGTCAGCAGCACGAGGCTTTGCGTGTCGGCGATTTGCGCGTGGAGGTTTTCCATCACCGGGCGGGCGTGCGAGAACAGCGCGTGATTCGTGTCGAGCAGTTCGCGCAGCGCGATGCGCGACAGCGGCGAGAAATCCGGGCGTTCGTGCGCGCGCAGGCCGACCGCGGTCGAGCGCGCATGCGCCTGCGCGAGCAGGTCGGTGCGACCCGCGGTGGCGGGCAGCACGAAGGGTTGCGGCATGACTTGTCTCCTGTCGACAGCAGTTAGCGCTTCAGCGCTTACTGCTGTCCCATGCTTCGCGGTCGGTCCCAGTTAGCGCTTTAGCGCTTACTGGGACCCCATGCTTCGCGGTCGACAGCAATTAGCGCTTCAACACTTGCTGCTGCCCCATGCTTCTCGAAATTGACCGTCTCTCGGCGCCCGCACACGCACCGAAATCCTCCACGGATTCCCGCCTCCACGTGCGGCGCACCATCGGTGTGCGAACGGCAACCATCCGGGTACGCATCATCATACAAGCGCCGCGTACGAAGCGCGACCGCGAACAAAATCCCCTTGCTTTTAAATGGCCGCCTGCAATGATGGAAATGGAGCACGCACGCGCCGTGTTCCGCATTGCAACATGCATGCGACGCGACATGCATCCGTTCGGGAGAGGCATCATGGTTCGGACGGAACTGAGAGTCGTGCTGGCGGCCATCGCCACCTTCATCATGCTGGGCGGCATCGCCGTGGCGATCCACGGGCTGCTGTTCGATCTGACCGATGCGGTGCGATACGGGGCGGCCGCGATTGCGGTGGGCGCCACGACGGCTGCCATCGCGCTCAACGTCTGGCCGAACGATCCTCACTGACGCCGCTTGTCGAAACGGTGCCGGATGCCGCGCTGATCAGAGGAAATGCGCGTCGGAACGACGCATGCCGGAAAATTTGTCTCCTGCGCGAAACCGTCTAAAGTGGAAAGCAACCGGCATGCATTGTCCGCGCCATCATCCGCGGGCCGCGCCTCCGCCGGCGAGCCCGCGTACATTTCGTCCGGCCGGTAGCGGACGACGGACGCGGTCATTCGTTTTCTACCGGTCGAGGCGGCTCCCATGCAGATCCATTTCACGAACGAGAAGCCCGAGTATTCGGGGCGCGACCTGATGCTTGCGTTCACGGCGTTGGTCAATGGCGAGCGCGTCCAATGTCAGATCACCGCCGAGGCGCTGGAAGATCACTTCGGCGCGGCGTCGCCGCGCTTCGAGGACATGGTCGGCGCATTCGACCAGCACCGCGACCGTATCGAGGCGGCTGCACGGCGCCTGCTGTCGGAGACGCGCGCGCAATGCGTGACGCTGCGCAGCGGCTACGTCCGCTTCTACGAGGCCAACTGGCGCTGATGACACGACGCTCGTCTTGCGGCGCGCATCGCTGAGCGTTGCGCACGCGAAGACGTTGCCTTTCATGCGATGCCGTTCGGCGGGGCCGGGCGGCATTTTCGTATGCGGGCCGCACCGGATTGCTGCTGCACCGGGCCGGCTGCTAGTGTGCCGACACGAACCGGCGTCTCGATTCGTCAGGATCGCAGAGAAAATCATTCGAATACCAACACAATAAAAAGAGGGCACCGCACGTGGATACTCGTTCGGGATGGGGGAAGGCGCGCCGTCTGCTGGCAGGCGCATGGTTGCTCGCAGCCGGCATGTCGATGGCCGATGCGGTGGTTCGATCGGATGACGACGCGATCGGTCAGGGCGCGCCAGGTGAGGTCAACATCGTCGCGGGCGATGTCACGACGGGCGGTATCGTCGTGGCGCCGGGTCGCGTCGCGACGCCGTGTCATCGGCTCGCGGGCCGGCAGGCGTTCGACATCGCCTCGCCCGACGGCCACCGTCATCCCGCGCGTCTCGTCGCGGGCAACCAGGATCGCGACATCTGCATCGTCGAGGCGACGGATCTCGACGTCGCCGCGGTGCCGTTGACGGCGCGAAGCCCGGAATCGGCCACGACCGTCTATCTGGCGGGCGCGCGATTCGGCCGTCGTGATCCCGTTGCGCTGCGCGCATGCTGCCATGCATGGGCCGCGGACGGCGGCATGCATTCCGGCGTGCTCGCGTCGCCGAATCCGGCGGCGCCGCGCCTGCCCGAACC
This window of the Burkholderia lata genome carries:
- a CDS encoding sigma-54-dependent Fis family transcriptional regulator, whose amino-acid sequence is MPQPFVLPATAGRTDLLAQAHARSTAVGLRAHERPDFSPLSRIALRELLDTNHALFSHARPVMENLHAQIADTQSLVLLTDADGVILHSIGDADFIEKANRVALCTGVSWAEGARGTNAIGTALASGQAVAVHGSEHFLRANHILTCSCAPIFDPFGRTLGTLDVSGDPRGSSPHTLALVRMSAQLIENHLFANQCAEALRLRFHAHEECVDSLFAGLVAFGPDGGLIAANRSAQFQLGASFDALQHQASDALFGMRFGQLAQQAARAPGAMFRLTLSTGVRVLARCEFAEAHKTTIAVTPPAPAARVRTPDPDTITFATLDTGDARMAAVLERVAKIRGRDLPLLILGQTGTGKEWLARALHQASPRADGPFVAVNCAALPDSLIEAELFGYEDGAFTGARKRGSPGKIVQADGGTLFLDEIGDMPLAQQVRLMRVLQERAVMPLGGARAVPVDVRVVCATHRDLRAMIAEGTFREDLFYRINGLAVTLPALAARTDLPALVERILARLARSEPMPRRIAADVLDAFTRHRWPGNLRQMTNVLRTAGMLAEDEAEITLAHLPDDFWLDCDDVPAAPVEPATATPAASAGTREGTTLQSHQAAVIDAVLARHGGNVSAAARELGLARNTVYRHLRRH
- a CDS encoding DUF2964 family protein — encoded protein: MMEMEHARAVFRIATCMRRDMHPFGRGIMVRTELRVVLAAIATFIMLGGIAVAIHGLLFDLTDAVRYGAAAIAVGATTAAIALNVWPNDPH
- a CDS encoding DUF1488 domain-containing protein; translation: MQIHFTNEKPEYSGRDLMLAFTALVNGERVQCQITAEALEDHFGAASPRFEDMVGAFDQHRDRIEAAARRLLSETRAQCVTLRSGYVRFYEANWR